The following are encoded together in the Bradyrhizobium algeriense genome:
- a CDS encoding Cof-type HAD-IIB family hydrolase, with protein sequence MTRIALVVSDVDGTLLTKDKILTDAAKAAVRKLHAAGVGFTIVSSRPTIGMGFLIEPLSITLPVGAFNGSSIVDDKLRPIEQHLIAPAVAQRSLDMLDAFGVDIWLFTNERWYTRNPDGEYVPHEKRAIKADPTIIPDFTPHLASVCKIVGASSDAALLKRCEVAMREAVGTEATAVRSQTYYLDITPPGHDKGTFMDAISRRLGIPAAAVATIGDMENDLPMFAKSGVSFAMGNAADGIKQHATHVTESNERDGFAAAIEMVLQLG encoded by the coding sequence ATGACCCGCATTGCACTCGTTGTTTCCGACGTCGACGGCACCCTGTTGACGAAGGACAAGATCCTGACCGATGCCGCAAAGGCGGCCGTGCGCAAGCTGCATGCGGCTGGCGTCGGCTTCACCATCGTCTCCAGCCGGCCGACCATCGGCATGGGTTTTCTGATCGAGCCGCTTTCGATCACGCTTCCCGTCGGCGCCTTCAACGGCAGCTCGATCGTCGACGACAAGCTCAGGCCGATCGAGCAGCATCTGATCGCCCCCGCCGTGGCCCAGCGCAGCCTCGACATGCTCGATGCGTTCGGCGTCGATATCTGGCTCTTCACCAATGAACGTTGGTACACGCGCAATCCCGACGGCGAATACGTCCCGCACGAAAAGCGGGCGATCAAGGCCGATCCTACCATTATCCCGGATTTCACGCCGCATCTCGCCAGCGTCTGCAAGATCGTCGGCGCCAGTTCGGACGCGGCGCTGCTTAAGCGTTGCGAGGTGGCGATGCGGGAAGCCGTCGGGACGGAGGCGACCGCGGTCCGCTCGCAGACCTATTATCTCGACATCACGCCGCCCGGTCACGACAAGGGCACCTTCATGGACGCGATAAGCAGGCGGCTCGGCATCCCGGCCGCGGCGGTGGCGACCATCGGCGACATGGAGAATGATCTGCCGATGTTTGCCAAAAGCGGCGTTTCATTTGCAATGGGCAATGCGGCCGACGGCATCAAGCAGCACGCGACGCATGTGACCGAGAGCAACGAGCGCGATGGATTTGCGGCTGCGATCGAGATGGTGCTGCAGCTCGGATAG
- a CDS encoding glycoside hydrolase family 15 protein yields MSCRIEDYGLIGDCETAALVGRDGSIDWLCWPAFDSDACFAALLGTHKHGRWLIAPVEEVTGTSRNYWGDTLILQTRFETANGAVELVDFMPPRGNASDVVRLVRGVRGRVRMHMQLVIRFGFGIDIPWVKKSEDGSALLAICGQDMTVLRTPVETRGEDLTTVADFEVGEGDTVPFVLTYGPSHLPVPKPIDPAYALQDTEAFWTEWGSRCTYEGEYRDLVMRSLITLKAQTYAPTGGIVAAPTTSLPEKLGGQRNWDYRFCWLRDATFTLLALMNSGYTEEASAWHRWLLRAAAGSPANMQIMYGIMGQRRLLEWEATWLPGYEGAKPVRVGNAAHAQLQLDVYGELIDAFHQWRVAKLELDETSWAMECAVLQHLAGRWDQPDHGIWERRGAGKHYVSSKVMTWVAFDRGIKSAETFGFKAPLTKWRVLRDAIHHDVCARGFDPELNSFVESYGSKMLDASILLLPSVGFLPPEDPRVRGTLGAVEQHLMRDGFVLRHDPREVERQPAEGAFLACTLWLADAYVLAGEFARAQELFTRVVAVANDLGLLAEEYDTAAGRQTGNFPQALTHIALINTAHNLSATKLSTEKPAKQRSK; encoded by the coding sequence TTGTCGTGCCGGATCGAAGATTATGGGCTGATCGGCGATTGCGAGACCGCGGCGCTGGTCGGCCGTGACGGGTCGATCGACTGGCTGTGCTGGCCGGCCTTCGATTCCGATGCCTGCTTTGCAGCCCTTCTCGGCACGCACAAGCACGGCCGCTGGCTGATCGCGCCGGTGGAGGAGGTCACCGGCACCTCGCGTAACTATTGGGGCGACACCCTGATCCTGCAGACGCGGTTCGAGACCGCGAATGGCGCTGTTGAGCTGGTCGACTTCATGCCGCCGCGCGGCAACGCTTCCGACGTAGTGCGGCTGGTGCGCGGCGTGCGCGGGCGGGTCAGGATGCACATGCAGCTTGTGATCCGCTTCGGCTTCGGCATCGACATTCCCTGGGTCAAGAAGAGCGAGGACGGCTCCGCGCTGCTCGCGATCTGCGGGCAGGACATGACGGTGTTGCGCACCCCGGTGGAAACGCGCGGTGAGGACCTGACGACGGTCGCCGATTTTGAGGTCGGCGAGGGCGACACTGTGCCCTTCGTTCTCACCTACGGCCCTTCGCATCTACCGGTGCCCAAGCCGATCGATCCTGCCTATGCCTTGCAGGATACCGAAGCGTTCTGGACCGAATGGGGCAGCCGTTGCACCTATGAGGGCGAGTACCGCGACCTGGTGATGCGCTCCTTGATCACGCTGAAAGCGCAGACCTATGCGCCGACCGGCGGCATTGTCGCCGCGCCGACAACGTCGCTGCCGGAGAAGCTTGGCGGACAGCGCAACTGGGACTACCGCTTCTGCTGGCTGCGCGACGCCACCTTCACGCTGCTGGCGCTGATGAACTCTGGCTACACGGAGGAAGCTTCCGCCTGGCACCGCTGGTTGTTGCGGGCGGCGGCGGGATCTCCTGCCAACATGCAGATCATGTACGGCATCATGGGCCAGCGCCGCCTGCTGGAATGGGAGGCCACATGGCTGCCCGGCTACGAAGGCGCAAAGCCGGTGCGGGTCGGCAACGCCGCGCATGCGCAACTGCAGCTCGACGTCTACGGCGAACTGATCGACGCCTTTCACCAGTGGCGTGTGGCAAAACTCGAACTGGATGAAACCAGCTGGGCGATGGAATGCGCCGTGCTGCAGCACCTTGCCGGACGGTGGGACCAGCCGGATCACGGCATCTGGGAGCGCCGCGGCGCGGGCAAGCACTATGTCTCTTCGAAAGTGATGACCTGGGTCGCGTTCGACCGCGGCATCAAGAGCGCGGAGACTTTCGGCTTCAAGGCGCCGCTTACGAAGTGGCGTGTGCTGCGCGACGCCATTCATCACGACGTCTGCGCCAGGGGTTTTGATCCCGAACTAAACTCCTTCGTCGAGTCCTATGGCTCAAAGATGCTCGACGCCTCTATCCTGTTGCTGCCGTCGGTCGGTTTCCTGCCGCCGGAAGATCCCCGCGTGCGCGGCACGCTCGGCGCGGTCGAACAGCACCTGATGCGCGACGGATTTGTGCTGCGGCATGATCCCCGTGAAGTGGAGCGGCAACCGGCCGAAGGCGCGTTCCTCGCCTGCACGCTATGGCTGGCGGACGCCTATGTGCTGGCGGGCGAGTTCGCCCGCGCGCAAGAGCTGTTTACCCGCGTGGTCGCGGTCGCCAACGATCTCGGCCTCCTGGCCGAGGAGTACGATACGGCCGCCGGCCGCCAGACCGGAAATTTCCCGCAGGCGCTGACGCACATCGCGCTGATCAATACCGCGCATAATTTGAGTGCAACGAAGCTCTCGACCGAGAAGCCGGCGAAGCAACGCTCGAAATAG
- the malQ gene encoding 4-alpha-glucanotransferase — protein sequence MDLFAQAKAQGIQTEFLDGQGHRRVTDAAALKIILDALPPQAPGPLLGHPVVVRSGRPSRTELPATARLPVEWKIVAESGVIARGESSDHAIDWPRDLPPGAYRLQVSDASTAEDVPLISAPERAFGGEFDRCWLLAVQLYGVRSARNWGMGDFTDLASLIELADHLGADGVGLNPLHTLFDDRPDDCSPYSPNSRLFLNALYIDVEKLPEFQPDSETSEALAPLRAGDAVDYVSVAGLKWRALRRAFAAFKANAKPARQQDFEKFRAERGTLLSHFACFEVLRHKFGKPWWEWPVEWRQPDDAGCDALRQGEDAGEIEFVEFVQWTADRQLGAAADLAKRLGLKVGLYLDVAVGVQADGFDAWNEQVAISRHLGVGAPPDPLNTAGQTWGLAGFNAVGLELESFAPYRDMLRASMRHAGAIRLDHVLGLKRLYLVPQGFSARDGVYVQMPFEALLAATALESVANRCVVIGEDLGTVPEGFRDQMADWGIWSYLVMMFERDDAGSFRNIDHYLTNALVTFNTHDLSTYAGWRSFGDLKLKRSLGIDPGESDDARWHALAMLDDVLRHHAIDRNDLYSVANFLARTKSRLLAVSLEDLLEVVDQPNIPGTVNEHPNWRRRLPVPLEDMTSTVDVTALKAATHERSRAAL from the coding sequence ATGGACCTTTTTGCTCAAGCCAAAGCCCAGGGAATCCAGACCGAGTTCCTGGACGGTCAGGGTCACCGCCGTGTGACGGACGCCGCCGCGCTCAAAATTATCCTGGATGCGCTGCCACCGCAGGCGCCGGGACCGCTGCTCGGCCACCCCGTGGTGGTCCGGTCCGGGCGGCCGTCGCGAACCGAGCTCCCGGCTACCGCAAGGCTTCCGGTGGAGTGGAAAATCGTTGCGGAATCGGGTGTTATCGCCAGGGGCGAGAGCTCCGATCATGCCATCGACTGGCCCAGGGACCTGCCGCCTGGCGCCTACCGGCTTCAGGTGAGCGACGCCTCGACCGCCGAGGACGTGCCGCTGATTTCGGCGCCGGAAAGGGCGTTTGGCGGCGAGTTCGACCGCTGCTGGCTGCTCGCGGTCCAGCTTTACGGCGTCCGCTCCGCGCGTAACTGGGGCATGGGCGACTTCACCGACCTCGCCAGCCTGATCGAGCTTGCCGATCATCTCGGCGCCGACGGTGTCGGCCTCAATCCGCTGCACACCCTGTTCGACGATCGCCCGGACGATTGCAGCCCGTATTCGCCGAACAGCCGGCTGTTTCTCAACGCGCTCTATATCGACGTCGAAAAGCTGCCCGAATTTCAGCCCGATTCAGAAACAAGCGAGGCGCTGGCGCCATTGCGGGCAGGCGATGCCGTCGATTACGTCAGCGTCGCCGGCCTCAAGTGGCGGGCGCTGCGCAGGGCCTTTGCTGCCTTCAAGGCCAACGCCAAGCCGGCCCGCCAACAGGATTTTGAGAAATTCCGCGCCGAACGCGGCACCTTGCTGTCGCACTTTGCCTGCTTCGAGGTGCTCCGGCACAAATTCGGCAAGCCGTGGTGGGAATGGCCGGTAGAGTGGCGGCAACCGGACGACGCCGGATGCGACGCGTTGCGCCAGGGTGAGGACGCCGGCGAAATCGAGTTCGTCGAATTCGTGCAATGGACCGCCGACCGGCAGTTGGGGGCCGCCGCCGATCTGGCGAAGCGGCTCGGTTTGAAGGTCGGGCTCTATCTCGACGTCGCGGTCGGCGTGCAGGCCGACGGGTTCGACGCCTGGAACGAGCAGGTCGCAATCTCACGTCATCTCGGCGTCGGCGCGCCGCCCGATCCGCTCAACACCGCCGGCCAGACCTGGGGCCTTGCCGGGTTCAACGCCGTTGGGCTTGAGCTTGAGTCCTTTGCGCCGTACCGCGACATGCTGCGCGCCTCGATGCGCCACGCCGGCGCCATCCGTCTCGATCACGTGCTCGGGCTGAAGCGGCTCTATCTGGTGCCGCAAGGCTTCAGCGCACGCGACGGCGTCTATGTGCAGATGCCGTTCGAAGCGCTGCTGGCGGCGACCGCGCTGGAAAGCGTTGCGAATCGCTGCGTCGTGATCGGCGAAGACCTCGGCACCGTGCCGGAAGGCTTTCGCGACCAGATGGCCGATTGGGGCATCTGGTCGTATCTCGTGATGATGTTCGAGCGCGACGATGCCGGCTCGTTCCGCAACATCGATCATTACCTGACCAACGCGCTCGTCACCTTCAACACCCACGACCTCTCGACCTATGCCGGCTGGCGCTCGTTCGGCGATCTGAAGCTGAAGCGCTCGCTCGGCATCGATCCGGGCGAGAGCGACGATGCGCGCTGGCATGCGCTTGCGATGCTGGACGACGTGCTGCGTCATCACGCCATCGACCGCAACGATCTCTATTCGGTGGCGAATTTCCTGGCGCGAACCAAGTCGCGGCTGCTCGCGGTCTCGCTGGAGGACCTGCTCGAGGTGGTCGACCAGCCCAACATTCCCGGCACCGTCAACGAGCATCCGAACTGGCGGCGGCGGCTTCCGGTGCCGCTCGAGGATATGACATCGACGGTCGACGTCACCGCGCTCAAGGCGGCAACACATGAGCGGTCGCGCGCGGCGCTCTGA
- the treS gene encoding maltose alpha-D-glucosyltransferase produces the protein MVEAKGVPATETVTDELWYKDAIIYQLHVKAFADSNNDGIGDFAGLTEKLGYLQDLGVTTLWLLPFYPSPGRDDGYDIADYGDINPDFGTMKDFRRFIQEAKKRGLRVITELVINHTSDQHDWFKRARRSDPNSSARNWYVWSDTDQKYPGTRIIFTDTEKSNWTWDPEAGQFYWHRFFSHQPDLNFDNPRVVSALVQVMKRWLDTGVDGFRLDAIPYLCERDGTNNENLPETHAVIKGLRRELDNYAKGKVLLAEANQWPEDVQEYFGRGDECHMAYHFPLMPRIYMAIAQEDRFPITDILRQTPDIPGNCQWALFLRNHDELTLEMVTDVERDYLWSTYANDPRARINVGIRRRLAPLMDNDRRKIELMNSLLLSFPGTPIIYYGDEIGMGDNIYLGDRNGVRTPMQWTPDRNGGFSRADPARLYAPTIMDPVYGYESVNVEAQSRSLSSLLSATKRLIAVRKSTLAFGRGTMTFIRPENRSVLCYVRQYQGEVILCVANLSRSAQATELDLSAFKDRIPLEMLGRTRFPAIGELPYMITLAPYGFYWFELQERDKSAPVVQRAVPEFETLVVPLNATWVSLARERGVFERDVLPGHLARSRWYPERSPKAIRPTLTSAIPFCDIGDNRPWLAFFETTQRGVSTRYVLPMQIEWVRFDRERYNPHALAAVRQGAREGTLLDVATDQIFISLLLRNLQQSLTVDESEQGLRLEFRPTKRFSDKPIRQPEHIRTIESEQPRSTALVDNDHVVKIYRTLQPGPNPEIEIGRFLTDIANFPNMPALLGSVELVEGNEKSAIGVVHAFVANQGDLWTVSAAYLDRFVEEQRLLAASMHAGERDEETPYLRYMSQAGRRVAELHVALAGNSEIAEFAPEPTGRDDVQRWIDDLVLCAGRVFDALRQRRETLREADRPLADRVLALQPALPDLLETLLLREADAANIRCHGDLDLSQLLIVKDDIFIVDFEGAPRRSIAERRRKAPAARDIASLVRSIDYSATAALERALKVAHDEHGKLGAALGEWRDRATAAFLTAYHEAMTDQRLWPSDPNAADGLLTFFLLEKALNEIEHELSFRPEWLRVPLIGIIRMLSQPSLEAS, from the coding sequence GTGGTCGAAGCAAAGGGGGTGCCAGCCACTGAGACCGTCACCGACGAGCTCTGGTACAAGGACGCGATCATCTACCAGCTCCACGTCAAGGCCTTCGCCGACAGCAACAATGACGGCATCGGCGACTTTGCCGGGCTGACCGAGAAACTGGGGTATCTGCAGGATCTCGGCGTCACCACGCTGTGGCTTTTGCCGTTCTACCCCTCTCCCGGCCGCGACGACGGCTATGACATCGCCGATTACGGCGACATCAACCCCGATTTCGGGACGATGAAGGATTTCCGCCGCTTCATCCAGGAAGCCAAGAAGCGCGGCCTGCGGGTCATCACCGAGCTCGTCATCAACCACACCTCCGACCAGCACGACTGGTTCAAGCGCGCCCGCCGCTCGGACCCGAATTCCTCTGCCCGCAACTGGTATGTCTGGAGCGATACCGACCAGAAATATCCGGGCACGCGGATCATCTTCACCGACACCGAGAAATCGAACTGGACCTGGGATCCGGAAGCCGGCCAGTTCTACTGGCACCGCTTCTTCTCGCACCAGCCGGACCTCAATTTCGACAATCCGCGCGTGGTGAGCGCGCTGGTGCAGGTGATGAAGCGCTGGCTCGACACCGGCGTCGACGGTTTCCGCCTCGACGCCATTCCCTATCTCTGTGAGCGCGACGGCACCAACAACGAGAACCTGCCCGAGACGCATGCCGTCATCAAAGGGCTGCGCCGCGAGCTCGACAATTACGCCAAAGGCAAGGTGCTGCTGGCCGAAGCCAATCAATGGCCGGAGGACGTGCAGGAATATTTCGGCCGCGGCGACGAATGCCACATGGCCTATCATTTCCCGCTGATGCCGCGCATCTACATGGCGATCGCGCAGGAAGACCGCTTTCCGATCACCGACATCCTGCGCCAGACGCCGGATATCCCGGGCAACTGCCAGTGGGCGCTGTTCCTGCGCAATCACGACGAGCTGACGCTGGAAATGGTCACCGATGTCGAGCGCGATTATTTGTGGTCGACCTACGCCAACGATCCCCGGGCGCGCATCAATGTCGGCATCCGCCGCCGCCTGGCGCCGCTGATGGACAATGACCGGCGCAAGATCGAATTGATGAACTCGCTGCTGCTATCGTTCCCGGGCACGCCGATCATCTATTACGGCGACGAGATCGGCATGGGCGACAACATCTATCTCGGCGACCGCAACGGCGTTCGCACGCCGATGCAATGGACGCCGGACCGCAATGGCGGCTTCTCCCGCGCCGACCCCGCCAGGCTCTACGCGCCGACCATCATGGACCCGGTCTATGGCTATGAGTCCGTCAATGTCGAGGCGCAGTCGCGCAGCCTGTCCTCGCTGCTCTCAGCCACCAAGCGGCTGATCGCGGTCCGCAAATCCACGCTCGCCTTTGGCCGCGGCACCATGACGTTCATCCGTCCGGAGAACCGCTCGGTGCTGTGCTATGTGCGCCAGTACCAGGGCGAAGTCATCCTGTGCGTGGCCAACCTGTCGCGATCGGCGCAGGCGACCGAACTCGATCTTTCCGCCTTCAAGGACCGTATCCCGCTGGAAATGCTCGGCCGTACCCGCTTCCCGGCGATCGGCGAACTGCCCTACATGATCACGCTGGCGCCTTACGGCTTCTACTGGTTCGAACTGCAGGAGCGCGACAAATCGGCGCCGGTGGTGCAGCGCGCCGTGCCCGAGTTCGAGACACTTGTGGTGCCGCTGAACGCGACCTGGGTGTCGCTGGCGCGCGAACGCGGCGTGTTCGAGCGCGACGTGCTTCCGGGACATCTGGCGCGCAGCCGCTGGTATCCTGAACGATCGCCCAAGGCGATCCGTCCGACGCTTACTTCGGCCATTCCGTTCTGCGACATCGGCGACAACCGGCCGTGGCTCGCCTTTTTCGAAACGACGCAGCGCGGCGTCAGCACGCGCTACGTGCTGCCGATGCAGATCGAATGGGTGCGCTTCGACCGCGAGCGCTACAACCCGCATGCGCTGGCCGCCGTTCGGCAAGGCGCCCGCGAAGGCACCCTGCTCGACGTCGCCACCGACCAGATCTTCATCTCGCTGCTGTTGCGCAACCTGCAGCAATCGCTGACGGTCGACGAGAGCGAACAGGGCTTGCGGCTCGAATTCCGGCCGACCAAGCGTTTCAGCGACAAGCCGATCCGGCAGCCCGAACACATCCGCACCATCGAGTCCGAGCAGCCCCGCAGCACCGCCCTGGTGGATAACGACCATGTGGTCAAGATCTACCGGACGCTTCAGCCCGGCCCCAATCCCGAGATCGAGATCGGGCGCTTTCTCACCGATATTGCCAACTTTCCCAACATGCCGGCGCTGCTCGGCAGCGTCGAGCTGGTCGAGGGCAACGAGAAGAGTGCGATCGGCGTCGTTCACGCGTTCGTCGCCAATCAGGGCGACCTCTGGACCGTGAGTGCGGCCTATCTCGATCGCTTCGTCGAGGAGCAACGCCTGCTGGCGGCAAGCATGCACGCCGGCGAGCGCGACGAAGAGACCCCCTATCTGCGTTACATGTCGCAGGCCGGGCGGCGCGTGGCCGAGCTGCATGTGGCGCTCGCCGGCAACAGCGAGATTGCCGAATTCGCGCCGGAGCCGACCGGCCGCGACGACGTGCAGCGCTGGATCGACGATCTGGTGCTGTGCGCCGGCCGCGTCTTCGATGCGCTCCGGCAGCGGCGGGAAACGCTGAGGGAAGCCGACCGCCCGCTGGCCGACCGGGTGCTGGCGTTGCAGCCGGCGCTACCGGATTTGCTGGAAACGCTGCTGCTGCGCGAGGCCGACGCCGCCAACATCCGCTGCCATGGCGACCTCGATCTCAGCCAGTTGCTGATCGTCAAGGACGACATCTTCATCGTCGACTTCGAAGGCGCGCCGCGGCGCAGTATCGCCGAACGCCGGCGCAAGGCGCCCGCGGCGCGCGACATCGCCAGCCTGGTCCGATCGATCGATTATTCGGCAACCGCAGCCCTTGAGCGCGCGCTCAAAGTGGCCCACGATGAGCACGGCAAGCTCGGCGCGGCGCTTGGCGAGTGGCGCGACCGGGCGACAGCCGCATTTCTCACCGCCTACCACGAAGCCATGACCGATCAGCGGCTGTGGCCGTCCGATCCGAATGCGGCAGACGGCTTGCTGACCTTCTTCCTGCTCGAGAAGGCCTTGAACGAAATCGAACACGAACTGTCGTTCCGGCCGGAATGGCTACGCGTGCCCCTGATCGGAATCATCAGAATGTTGTCGCAACCATCCTTAGAGGCCTCATGA
- the glgB gene encoding 1,4-alpha-glucan branching protein GlgB, giving the protein MTKLPAEAYAIIEGKHSDPFRYLGLHSEGGHSVVRAFIPEASDVEAIGEHGETAPLERIHDAGLFAGALPNGSKRYQLRARFGENVVDLDDPYRFPPVLGDFDLYLLGEGTHRRIYDKLGAHPMTLDGVDGVAFVVLAPNAKAVSVVGDFNFWNALRHPMRVRGVGYWELFVPHARAGDRYKFDVTGPDGRHLPLKSDPVAFAAEIRPSTASIVVDESRIPHPRAAPAGINALGAPISIYEVHLGSWRRKNGNEWLNYRDLAEQLPAYAKDMGFTHLEFLPVSEHPFDGSWGYQPTGLYAPTSRFGTPEDFSALVDACHREGLGVWLDWVPGHFPDDPHGLGYFDGTALYEHANPLQGRHLDWGTLIYNYGRTEVVNFLVSNALFWFDRYGVDGLRVDAVASMLYLDYSRPAGEWIPNRHGGRENLEAIEFLRRFNIELFGHFPEATTAAEESTAWPQVSQPVEYGGLGFGFKWNMGWMHDTLKYIGKDPVYRKHHHGDILFGLHYAFSENFILPLSHDEVVHGKRSILGRMPGDEWQRFANLRAYYSFMFGHPGKKLLFMGCEFGQEREWNHDQSLDWHLLGQQRHAGIQNLIRDLNRLYRNVPALHEMDCNQAGFEWVITHDSGNNIFAWLRKGFDAHARCLVVVNFSPNVYQNYRVRVPFAGKWKEALNSDSAHYGGSNVGNVGEVRTLEGSIPELSLTIPPLAAIFLVPES; this is encoded by the coding sequence ATGACCAAGCTACCCGCCGAGGCCTACGCGATCATCGAAGGCAAGCATTCCGATCCGTTTCGTTATCTCGGCTTGCACAGCGAAGGCGGCCACAGCGTGGTGCGTGCTTTCATCCCCGAAGCTTCCGATGTGGAAGCGATCGGCGAGCATGGCGAGACGGCGCCGCTTGAACGAATTCACGATGCCGGGCTGTTCGCAGGCGCGCTGCCGAACGGCTCCAAGCGCTACCAGCTCCGCGCCCGCTTCGGCGAAAACGTCGTCGATCTCGACGATCCCTACCGCTTCCCGCCCGTGCTCGGCGACTTCGATCTCTATCTCCTGGGCGAAGGCACCCACCGGCGGATCTACGACAAGCTCGGCGCGCATCCGATGACGCTCGATGGCGTCGACGGCGTGGCGTTCGTGGTGCTGGCGCCGAATGCCAAGGCCGTCAGCGTGGTCGGCGACTTCAATTTCTGGAACGCGCTGCGGCACCCGATGCGGGTGCGCGGCGTCGGCTATTGGGAATTGTTCGTGCCGCATGCCCGCGCCGGCGACCGCTACAAGTTCGACGTCACCGGACCCGACGGGCGGCATCTGCCGCTGAAATCCGATCCGGTGGCCTTTGCGGCGGAGATCCGGCCTTCAACGGCCTCGATCGTCGTCGACGAAAGCAGAATCCCGCATCCGCGCGCGGCGCCGGCGGGCATCAACGCGCTGGGCGCGCCGATCTCGATCTACGAGGTGCATCTCGGCTCGTGGCGGCGCAAGAACGGCAATGAATGGCTGAACTATCGCGACCTCGCCGAACAGCTCCCGGCCTATGCAAAGGACATGGGCTTTACCCATCTCGAGTTTCTGCCCGTCAGCGAGCATCCGTTCGACGGCTCATGGGGCTATCAGCCGACCGGCCTGTACGCGCCGACCAGCCGGTTCGGCACGCCGGAAGACTTTTCCGCTCTCGTCGATGCCTGCCATCGCGAGGGGCTCGGCGTATGGCTCGACTGGGTGCCCGGACATTTCCCCGACGATCCGCATGGGCTCGGCTATTTCGACGGCACCGCGCTCTACGAGCACGCCAATCCGCTGCAGGGCCGCCACCTCGACTGGGGCACGCTGATCTACAATTACGGCCGCACCGAAGTGGTCAACTTCCTGGTCTCCAACGCGCTGTTCTGGTTCGATCGCTACGGCGTCGACGGCCTGCGCGTCGATGCCGTCGCCTCGATGCTCTACCTCGACTACAGCCGGCCCGCCGGCGAGTGGATTCCGAACCGGCATGGCGGCCGGGAAAACCTCGAAGCCATCGAATTCCTGCGCCGCTTCAACATCGAACTGTTCGGGCATTTTCCGGAGGCCACCACGGCGGCGGAGGAATCCACCGCATGGCCACAGGTCTCGCAGCCGGTCGAATATGGCGGGCTCGGCTTCGGCTTCAAATGGAACATGGGCTGGATGCACGACACGCTGAAATATATCGGCAAGGATCCGGTGTACCGGAAGCACCATCACGGCGACATCCTGTTCGGCCTGCATTACGCGTTTTCGGAAAATTTCATCCTGCCGCTGTCGCATGACGAAGTCGTGCACGGCAAGCGCTCGATCCTCGGCCGCATGCCGGGCGATGAGTGGCAGCGGTTTGCAAACCTGCGCGCCTATTACAGTTTCATGTTCGGCCATCCCGGCAAGAAGCTTTTGTTCATGGGCTGCGAATTCGGCCAGGAACGCGAGTGGAATCACGATCAGTCGCTCGACTGGCACCTCTTGGGGCAGCAGCGGCACGCCGGCATCCAGAACCTGATCCGCGACCTCAACCGGCTCTATCGCAACGTACCGGCGCTGCACGAGATGGACTGCAACCAGGCGGGATTTGAATGGGTGATCACGCATGATTCCGGCAACAACATCTTTGCCTGGCTGCGCAAGGGTTTCGACGCGCACGCGCGCTGTCTCGTGGTCGTGAACTTCTCGCCGAACGTCTATCAAAACTATCGCGTCCGGGTGCCGTTCGCCGGCAAGTGGAAGGAAGCGCTCAATTCCGACTCCGCGCATTATGGCGGCAGCAATGTCGGCAATGTCGGCGAAGTCCGTACCCTGGAAGGCAGCATCCCCGAGCTCTCACTGACCATTCCGCCGCTGGCCGCGATCTTTCTCGTACCGGAAAGCTGA